Proteins encoded in a region of the Thermodesulfobacteriota bacterium genome:
- a CDS encoding GAF domain-containing protein produces the protein MKSKEKDYYRSLYEVAMVINSSLDPATVLAKIAEQVTLAIEAKACSIRLLDKQGKRLLLGASYGLSKGYLRKGAVEIEKSGLDQEALAGKSVTIRDACTDPRFQYPEKAREEGIASVMVIPLMIEDRAIGVLRVYSATCRDFAPEETEFLTVIANLSAIAIENARLHQALKADYELLAAYEYRLFDD, from the coding sequence ATGAAAAGCAAAGAAAAGGACTATTACCGGTCCCTGTACGAGGTGGCCATGGTAATAAATTCCAGCCTGGATCCGGCCACGGTCCTGGCAAAGATAGCGGAACAAGTTACTTTGGCCATAGAAGCCAAGGCCTGTTCTATAAGACTCCTTGATAAGCAAGGTAAACGGCTGCTTTTAGGGGCCTCTTATGGGTTGAGTAAGGGCTATCTACGTAAGGGTGCAGTAGAAATAGAAAAAAGTGGCCTTGACCAGGAAGCCCTGGCCGGCAAGAGCGTTACTATCCGTGATGCGTGCACCGATCCACGATTCCAATATCCGGAAAAAGCAAGGGAAGAAGGCATTGCCTCGGTAATGGTAATACCCCTTATGATTGAAGATCGAGCTATAGGCGTACTACGTGTCTATTCCGCTACGTGCAGGGATTTTGCCCCTGAAGAAACAGAATTTTTGACGGTCATTGCTAACCTCAGCGCCATCGCCATTGAGAATGCCCGCCTACATCAGGCCCTTAAAGCAGATTACGAACTTCTGGCTGCTTATGAATATAGACTTTTTGACGATTAA
- the gap gene encoding type I glyceraldehyde-3-phosphate dehydrogenase yields the protein MRKARIGINGFGRIGRQALKAILERHPENLQVVAINDLFDAPTNVHLLKYDTNYGIFNVPAEIRDGEMVVGDWRIRNFSERDPAQIPWHEVEVDIVIECTGLFRTGPKANMHREAGAKKVIISAPAKEEDITIVMGVNEEAYDPVLHHIISNASCTTNCLAPPARVVNSQFGIVKGFMTTVHAYTNDQRILDLPHKDLRRARAAACNIIPTSTGAAKAVALVIPELKGKFDGYSLRVPTPTVSVVDFVALLEKNITTDDLRKALKDAANGPLKGIMSYSEDFLVSSDFKGDPHSSIIDAEFTQVLGGNLAKVVCWYDNEWGYSCRLADLANLIAEKGT from the coding sequence ATGAGAAAGGCAAGAATAGGTATAAACGGGTTTGGCCGCATTGGCCGCCAGGCGTTAAAGGCTATACTGGAAAGACACCCGGAAAATTTGCAGGTAGTGGCTATTAACGATCTGTTTGATGCGCCTACCAACGTCCACCTGCTCAAATATGATACCAATTATGGAATATTTAATGTTCCGGCAGAGATCCGCGACGGAGAAATGGTCGTTGGTGATTGGAGAATTCGTAATTTTTCAGAACGGGATCCAGCCCAGATACCATGGCATGAGGTCGAGGTTGACATCGTTATAGAATGCACCGGCCTCTTTCGCACCGGGCCCAAGGCCAATATGCACAGGGAAGCAGGGGCCAAAAAAGTAATCATAAGCGCTCCGGCCAAGGAAGAAGATATCACCATTGTTATGGGAGTTAACGAGGAGGCTTACGACCCGGTCCTCCACCATATTATCTCTAATGCTTCTTGTACTACTAACTGTCTCGCTCCCCCGGCAAGGGTCGTCAACAGTCAATTTGGCATTGTTAAAGGTTTTATGACCACTGTACATGCCTATACCAACGATCAACGCATCCTCGATCTGCCGCATAAAGACCTGCGAAGGGCGCGCGCTGCGGCCTGCAATATAATTCCCACCTCAACTGGAGCAGCAAAAGCCGTAGCGCTTGTAATACCGGAACTCAAAGGCAAATTCGACGGATATTCATTAAGGGTCCCTACGCCTACCGTATCCGTGGTAGATTTCGTGGCGCTACTGGAAAAAAACATCACTACAGATGACCTGAGGAAGGCCCTAAAAGACGCGGCTAACGGTCCGTTGAAGGGCATCATGTCTTATTCGGAGGATTTCCTGGTTTCCTCTGATTTTAAGGGTGATCCCCATTCAAGCATAATCGATGCCGAATTCACACAGGTGCTGGGAGGCAACCTGGCCAAAGTCGTCTGCTGGTACGACAACGAATGGGGTTATTCCTGTCGTCTTGCAGACTTAGCTAACCTTATAGCCGAAAAGGGGACTTAA